Within Sorangiineae bacterium MSr11367, the genomic segment TTCTGGCGTACGACCGTGCCACCCAGCAGCCCGTCGCCCTGAAGATCGTGCGCGAGGAGTCGCGCATGCCTGGCGATGACGAGGCGTTGCGCCAGGAGCTTTTGCACGCCCGCTCGGTCAGTCATCCAAACGTCTGCCGGGTGCACGATCTTTCGCCCTCGGCGTACGGGCCGATCCTGGTGATGGAGCACATCACCGGACAGACCCTGCACACGCACATTCGTCGGAAAAAAGCCCAAGGCGGCTACACATCTGATGAGTTCCGCCGCCTTGCCCACGACATCGCGTCGGGCGTGGCCGCCATCCATGCCCAGGGCCTCGTCCACGGCGATCTCAAGCCGGGCAACGTCATGGTCACCTCGGATCCCGACGGAGGCCTCGGCAAGGCCATGGTCCTCGACTTCGGGTTCGCCAAAGAGCGCGCCCGCGTGATCGGGCGAAGGCCCGGCGCCCCACCCGACGGCGGCACGCCGAACTACATGGCGCCCGAGCGTATTCGGTCTGGCGGCGCCTCGCCGGAGGACGACGTCTACGCGCTCGGCCTCACGCTCTGGGAGATGTGGACCTGCCGCGTTCCCGAGCCCGGCTACAAGCCGCGCTCCAAGCCGATGCGCGCGCAGATCATGTTCGACGTGCCCGCGGGCCTGTCCATCGACGAGATCAAGCAGGTCTTCCGCTGCCTCTCGGACGATCCCCAGCAGCGCCTTCCGGCGCGGCACATGCGCTTCTTCAACCCGGTCACCCTCACGACGAACCCCATCCAGGTTCCGCGTGAGCGGCTCGATCCGGGCCCGCCCCCCGGCCGCAGCGCCACGGCGCAATTTTCGCCTGGGCAGCAGGCGCTCCTCTCGACGTACGCGACCAACGCCTCCGAGTGCGTCGGCGATCTGTACAGCCTCGAGAAGCCGACCATCACCATCGGACGTCGTTCGGACAACGACCTCGTCGTGCCCGAGGCCACGGTCAGCGGCCAGCACGCGCAGCTTCGCTGGCAGAACGGAACCTGGGTCGTCGAAGATCTGGGCTCCACCAACGGCACGTACGTCGATCACACCTACGAGCGCCGCAAGCAGGTCAACCTGATGCACGGCGGGGAAGTGCAACTCGGCGAGCTGCGTTTCAAGTTGGTGAGCTTTGCGCCCGGCAGCGTCGGTCACAAGCGCGCCCGCGTCTACCTGGCCAAACGCGACGGCCTCACGCAGCTGCTCTCGCGCGATCAACTCCTCAAGATGCTCGACGAGGAGGCCCAGTTCGCGGAGTGGGTCGATGCGCCGCTCACCGTCGCACGCTACGAGCTACGCGGGCCGAACCGCCTCGTCTCGGACCGGCCGACCATCCTCGAGATGCTCGCCTTCCGCCGCGCGGCCACCCGCGTGGTCGAACTCACGGACATGCTCCTTCTGTCGCTCATCGCCGTCACGGCAGGACGCACGGGCCCACTGCGGTTCGTCGTCGCCATGACCGGCCCCGGGCCGCAGGAAGCGCGCAACCTCGTCGAGCAGGTCGTGCAGCAAGTCCAGGTCATGCTTCCGGACGGGCTCGATCTGGTGGCGTCCATCGCGCGCTACGAACCGGGCGTCAACGTTCGGACGCTCGTCGATCCGCAGTTGTAAATGCCGCTCAAGTCGTCCCCGCCGTCAAGATTCGGGCTCGCCAAAGGCGACCCGAAAATCGGGATCCCAAAGAGCGATCCCCCCAAGCCCGACATCGAAGCCCTGGCCGCGAGCGTCGATCGCGTGGGCAAGATCCAGCTGCTCATCGTGGGGCTGCTCACGCTCGCGCTCGTTGCCATTCCGCTGTACCTGTGGCGCCGCCCTCGCTCCGACGACAACGCTCCGCCCATCCCGCGCCCCGTCGCCGTCGACACCGCGGCGGCCGCCACGGCGGACACGGCCGCACCGACGACCCCGGATGCCGGAGCCTCGGGCATCTCCCTTTCGGACATCACCGTTCTGAGCTGCCACGATCGCGGCACCCGCAAGACGGCGCCGGGCGACTGCGACCGGCTCTCCGCGATCGAAACGGCCCTTGCGGCTGCGATCGTCAAAAAGGCCGACTGTGTCCCCACCTCCGCCACCGGCGGCACCATCCAGTACGTCGCCGATGTGGGCTTCGCGAGAAGCCGTAATAAAATCGCCGTCTTGGCCCCGCGCGACGGGCGCACGTTGAAGAACGCGAAGCTTGCATCCGCATGCGCGCTCGCGGTGAAGAAAGAGCTAGCGTCGACCCCGCTCGACATTCCCCACGCGCACGAGCGTTACAAGATCGCCGTCACGGCGAACTACGCCGGCCGGTAGCAAGAACAGGCGCGTTCTGGCTTGCCGTTCGGGCGCATTGCGTCCAAGTTAGCGGCGCCCCGTGGTCAACGACATCGAAGATATTCACCCATCCGCTCGTTCTGCCGACCTCGACGACGACCATTTTCACGATGAGTGCGGCGTCTTCGGCCTCTACGGTCACCCTGAGGCCGCGAACCTCACGTACCTCGGGCTCCATGCCCTGCAACACCGCGGACAAGAGTCCGCGGGCATCGTCACCAGCGATGGCGAGCAGCTCTTCGTGCACCGCGCGATGGGCCTCGTGCAAGACGTCTTCAACCAATCGCAGCTCGAGAAACTCCCCGGCCGCTACGCGATCGGGCACGTGCGTTACTCCACCGCCGGCGGCTCCGGGCTGAAGAATGCGCAGCCCTTTGCCGTCGACTTCGCCCTCGGCTCCCTGGCCATCTGCCACAACGGCAACCTGACCAACGCGGACGAACTTCGCGCCGAGCTCGAGGCCAGCGGATCCATCTTTCAATCCTCGAGCGACAGCGAAGTCCTGATCCACCTGGTCGCACGCTCCACGCAGACCACCGTCGAAGACCGCATCTCCGACGCACTCGCCCGGGTCAAGGGCGCCTACTCGCTGCTCTTCATGACCGAGGACATGATCGTCGCCGTGCGCGATCCGCGTGGTGTGCGTCCTCTCTGTTTGGGCATCCTCCCGGGCTCGAAGCAGTCCGGCCTCCGCGACGCCCACGTCGTCGCGAGCGAGCCCACGTCGTTCGACCTCATTGGCGCCGAGTTCGTGCGCGACCTCGAGCCGGGCGAGATGCTGGTCATCGACCAAAACGGCATGCGCTCGTTGCGTCTCACCGAGAAGGCCGAGCCGCACATGTGCATCTTCGAGTACGTGTACTTTGCACGTCCCGACTCGCGCATCCAAGGTCGCTCGGTCTACGAAGTGCGCAAGTCGCTCGGCGAGGCACTCGCACGCGAGTGCGCCGTCGATGCCGACGTGGTCATCCCGGTTCCCGACTCGGGTGTGCCCTCGGCCATCGGATACGCGTCCGCGCTGAGCATCCCCTTCGAGATGGGGCTCATTCGCTCGCACTACATCGGGCGTACCTTCATCGAGCCGCAGCAGTCCATTCGCCACTTCGGTGTGCGCCTCAAGTTGAACCCCGTCGCCACCATCCTGCGCGGCAAGCGGGTCGTCGTTCTCGACGACTCCATCGTGCGCGGAACCACCTCGCGCAAAATCGTAAAGATGATCCGCGATGCGGGTGCGCGCGAAGTGCACATGCGCATCTCGAGCCCCCCGACGCAGTGGCCCTGTTACTACGGCATCGACACGCCAACCCGTCGGGAGCTCATCGCCTCCAGCCACACCGTCGAGGAAATCGCGCGCTACATCACCGCGGATTCACTCGCTTATTTGTCGCTCGACGGCATGATCCGGGCGGTCCGCGGGCCGGACGTTCGCAACGAGTCCCCCGCCGGCTACTGCCACGCGTGCTTCTCGGGCGAATACCCAATTGCTTTCACGCCGCCTGCAAACGGCAAGCGCCAGATGCGGCTCGTTGGCGTCTAAGGCACATTCCAACCGCGGAGCGCGTGGGGTGTTGCGTTGGGCCGAGGATGGTTCACTATCTGCAATAACTCCATCTGAGGCGTAAATCGTGAATCCATTTTTCAAGGTCGCTGGGTTCGTTGGTGCGGTTGGTTTTTTCTTGGTGGCGGGGCACGAGACGAGCCGCGCCGAGGGACAACCCTCCCTGGCCAACTGGACGGCGCTCGGGCGCGTGTTGGTGACCAAAGAGGGCTGTCCCAGCTGCCCGGCGAGCTTCGCGACGAGCCGGCGCCATCGCACGTTCGGCCTCACGTCCGATTCGTTCTATCCGGTCATGTTGAGCGGCCGCTTCGACGTCACCTGCTCGAACGGCACGCAGTACAACATGCTCTTGAGCTCGTCGCAGCGTAGCGGGCTCTTTCAGTTGGTCCCGAACTCCTGCGTCGACCTCGAGACCAAGGAAGTCAAACTGACGATCACCTCCGTCGGGCTCAACCCGAAGGACTCGGAGCGCAACATCGAGATCGGCGTACACGGCACCTCCTGGTAGTGCGAGGTGCCGCGGACGCGCAATTCGTGCGTTCCGCCGCGCTACTTCTTCACGGCATCGACGGCGAGGACACCGACGTCCTCGCTGCCGTGACCTCGGGCGATCAACTCGTCGAAGCGTTTGGCCAGCGCCGGTAGCACCGTCAGGGGCGCATCGCCTTGGGCGGCGGCCTCCATGATGAGGCGCACGTCTTTGCGGGCCATCGTGAGCTCGAAGCTCGGCGCGAAGTTGCCTTGCGCCATCTTTGCACCGCGGACGTCGATGGTCGATGCGGCCTTGTAGTGCTGAAACAGCGTCAGCGCCTGCTCGCCCGAAATGCCGAGCGAGCTCGCGAGGGTGAGGATGTCGGCCACGCCGCCGGTGATGGTGAGAATCATCGTGTTGCCGAACAGCTTGAACGACGCCGCGAGGTCGGGGCGCTCGCCGATCCACCAGAGATTTCCCGTCATCGGACGCAGCGCCGGCTCCAGCGCCTCGAAGGTCGCCCGCGGGCCCGAAGCAAGCATGATTCCGCCCGAATCGCGGCAGGCCTGCGGCGACATGAACACTGGCGCATGCAGAAAGGGAACGCCGCGCTCCCCGAGCCGCGCATAGCGCGCGGCCGTGCCGGCGGGCGAGGCCGTCGTATGATCGACGATGGGCGTCTTCGCATCGAGCGCCATGTCGATGCCCGCCAGGATGGCGTCCACCGCCGCATCGTCACTCACGGCAATGTGCACGCGCGACGCCCCACGCACGGCTTCGACCGGGGACGCACACGCCTCGGCGCCGACGCTTTCGAGCGCGCGCGCCTTTTCGGCCGTCCGATTCCACACGCGCACGCGCTCTCCGCGCTTGCGCATCCCTTCCACCATCCCCGCACCAATGAGGCCCGTTCCCAGATACGCGATGTGCATGGGGAGAGGGTAGAGGGTTTAGGGTTTAGGGTTTAGGGGGAAGAAGAGAGAATGAGAGGGGGGGGAAGAACGAGAGGGGGCGGGGGAAGGGAAAAATCTTCGCTCTTCACTCTCCCCTAAACCCTAAACCCTAAGATCAGGACGTGTCATTTGGCTCCATGGCGGTGGGCGCGCAGATTGCTCTGCATGAAGACGATGGCACTCTTTCCACTGCCCTGGAGGGCTCGCAACGAGCCCAAGGCCGAGCCGGCGGCCAATCCCCCGGGCCCGCCGCCCTGTGAGATCGCGCAGGTCGATCTCGACATGCTCGCCGCGGCGCGCACGGGGCGGGTGGCGTACACGCTTCCCGGCCTCGGTTGGCGCTATGGGTGACGAGGCGTGACGAGGCGTGACTAGGGGTGGCCGACGTAGTCGGCGAGCTCGAGCAGCGTGCGGAACTCGTAATCTGCGCCACCCGGGCGGCGGTGCGGCCGTTTGATGAACACCGCGGTAAGCCCCAGGCTCCGCACCACGTCCAGATCGTAATCGGCATACGCGGAGACGTGCCACCAGCTCTTGTCGAACCGCAGACCGCGTTTGCGGGCTACGTGATGCCAGAACTCGTGCGCCGGCTTGTAGACGCGCGTGTCCTCCGCGCAAAACCAGTCCGACATGGCGAAACCGAGCTGCGCCTCCACCTGCGGACGATGCACGCGATCGCTGTTGGTCATCGCGACGCACGGCGCAACGCGCATCAATCGCGCAAGGCCCTCGCGGGCATCCGAATAAAGTGCGCCCCGCCCGACGTCGTCCCCGATGGCCTTCGCCGCCACCGGATCCAGCCCGACGACCTCGATGAGACTCTCGGCCACGATGTCCGCGTACGGACGGAAAGCCCGCGACTCGAGCGCGCCTTGCGTGTCGACGATGCGGTTGAACAGATCGTCGGTGACGTCGATGCCGTCGGGTTTTGCCCGCGCAAGCGCGTCGCGCATGCCGGTGCGCCAGTCGAGGACCGTGCCGAAAATGTCGAACGTGAAGAGCGTGGGGTGCATGGTCGATGTCGGTAACTCGCAAGCGGACGCGAACATTCCGCGCGTGCGGCCGATGCTACCGATGCGAAGAAGCTATAGGCCCAATTCGTCGTAGACGCGAACACTGTGAAAGAGTCCGCTGTCGCCGCGCTCGAAGACGAGCAGCCCTTCCTTGGGTGACGTCTCGCCATCACGCAACTTCTCGGTGCGGTACTCCACGGCGCAGAGCCGCCCGTCCTCCGCCGTGGCGATGACCACGGGTACCCAGTCGTTCGCGCCGCGCTCGCTCTGCAGGGTGCGCACGTAAAAGTGGTGCAGCTCGTCGTGCTCTCGGCGGTGGATGCGCCCGGCCCCATCGCGCAGGTGCCCGCCGCTCTCGAAGCTGGCCACCAGCGCATCCGCATCACCCAGCCGCAGCGCGGCCAAATGCTCCGCCACGTCGGTGGGAAGCACGTATCCCTCTTCGGGGGCCCGCGCGGTGCGGTGGGCTTGCGCGCGCCCGAGAGGCACCGTCGCGTGGTACGTGCGGAGATCGGCCTGTCGCTCTTTGCGACGGTGCATCACGCATGCAACGGGAAGGCTGACGCGCGCGGCACCTTTCCCATCGAGCGCATCGAGCGACAGCGTTCCTTCGGTGACATCCCGTGAGGCGCCGACGATCGCGTGCGCCGGCTCGTACGACACCTTCGCGTCGGCAAAG encodes:
- a CDS encoding protein kinase, translating into MSDASRSSSNLAPLVMGTVINDRYEIRQSLGKGGMGEVFLAYDRATQQPVALKIVREESRMPGDDEALRQELLHARSVSHPNVCRVHDLSPSAYGPILVMEHITGQTLHTHIRRKKAQGGYTSDEFRRLAHDIASGVAAIHAQGLVHGDLKPGNVMVTSDPDGGLGKAMVLDFGFAKERARVIGRRPGAPPDGGTPNYMAPERIRSGGASPEDDVYALGLTLWEMWTCRVPEPGYKPRSKPMRAQIMFDVPAGLSIDEIKQVFRCLSDDPQQRLPARHMRFFNPVTLTTNPIQVPRERLDPGPPPGRSATAQFSPGQQALLSTYATNASECVGDLYSLEKPTITIGRRSDNDLVVPEATVSGQHAQLRWQNGTWVVEDLGSTNGTYVDHTYERRKQVNLMHGGEVQLGELRFKLVSFAPGSVGHKRARVYLAKRDGLTQLLSRDQLLKMLDEEAQFAEWVDAPLTVARYELRGPNRLVSDRPTILEMLAFRRAATRVVELTDMLLLSLIAVTAGRTGPLRFVVAMTGPGPQEARNLVEQVVQQVQVMLPDGLDLVASIARYEPGVNVRTLVDPQL
- the purF gene encoding amidophosphoribosyltransferase produces the protein MHPSARSADLDDDHFHDECGVFGLYGHPEAANLTYLGLHALQHRGQESAGIVTSDGEQLFVHRAMGLVQDVFNQSQLEKLPGRYAIGHVRYSTAGGSGLKNAQPFAVDFALGSLAICHNGNLTNADELRAELEASGSIFQSSSDSEVLIHLVARSTQTTVEDRISDALARVKGAYSLLFMTEDMIVAVRDPRGVRPLCLGILPGSKQSGLRDAHVVASEPTSFDLIGAEFVRDLEPGEMLVIDQNGMRSLRLTEKAEPHMCIFEYVYFARPDSRIQGRSVYEVRKSLGEALARECAVDADVVIPVPDSGVPSAIGYASALSIPFEMGLIRSHYIGRTFIEPQQSIRHFGVRLKLNPVATILRGKRVVVLDDSIVRGTTSRKIVKMIRDAGAREVHMRISSPPTQWPCYYGIDTPTRRELIASSHTVEEIARYITADSLAYLSLDGMIRAVRGPDVRNESPAGYCHACFSGEYPIAFTPPANGKRQMRLVGV
- a CDS encoding NAD(P)-dependent oxidoreductase, with the protein product MHIAYLGTGLIGAGMVEGMRKRGERVRVWNRTAEKARALESVGAEACASPVEAVRGASRVHIAVSDDAAVDAILAGIDMALDAKTPIVDHTTASPAGTAARYARLGERGVPFLHAPVFMSPQACRDSGGIMLASGPRATFEALEPALRPMTGNLWWIGERPDLAASFKLFGNTMILTITGGVADILTLASSLGISGEQALTLFQHYKAASTIDVRGAKMAQGNFAPSFELTMARKDVRLIMEAAAQGDAPLTVLPALAKRFDELIARGHGSEDVGVLAVDAVKK